GAGAGTTGATGAGTTATTAGAGATCACTTGAAGAAACAAGTTGAAGAAAGCCACATCTGGTGCTTACATGATGATTTTAGGAATAAACAAATAAAGTAATAAACCGTCTAAACCAACTGTTGATTGCCCCCTTATATTTGTGTTGTTGTTTGATTGAACTGTGTTACTAGTTTCATCAAACCATTATTCGAATGTTTAAAAAAAAAAATCCTAATGAAGTACTTATCAAATTTTGTTTTACAATCATTTATGGTGTTAAATGTTAGTAAAACTGTTTGGATTCACAAAAGCTTTAAAACAATTTGGTACAAAGCAGATAGCATAGATGATTTAATTAATCTATACTGCAATTTTTGTGTGGTTCCAATGTTGGGCATTGTTTTCATGAGTTTCTCGTAGGCTTTGTTATCTTATTGCATATTTACAATCCAAAATAATACAACCACCACAATCATTATGAACACTTTGGGAAACAATACCTTTTTCTCTTTCACCAAGTATGGTTACATGTATATATTGCATAACAATAAGCCTAAGTTTGTGAATAATTCCTTGAGGCTGCTTTTAATTGTTTGCTTTACCCCAACTTCTTGGGAAAGGAACCGCGTCTTTGATATCAGGAAGCCCAGTGGCAAACAGAAGCATATGTTCCATCCTTAGGCTCATCCCCGAATGCTTCACTGTCCCATGCCTCCTTAAATCTAAGTACCACTCATACTTCTCCCTTGATATTGATCCAAGTTCCTTGATCCTCGCATCCAAAATCTCAAACCGTTCTTCGTTTTGGCTCCCACTGATCACAACACCAACCTGCAAAAAAAGAGACTAACTTTGAACTTCCTAACAACTTTTAGATCCATAATTTGGTTTTTCTTCTCTCTTCTCACCTTTGGTACGACCAGATCAAACGCTGCTACAGTCTTCTTATCCTCATTCAACCTTATATAAAACGGTTTAACCTCCTTCGGGTAGCTATGTATGATCATTACAGAGCCCTTGCAGATCTCATCAGTTAGATAACTGCAAACATTACGCAGTGAACAGTGAACAAAGACTCAGTTGCATTCACAACAAGCAAAGACAGTATATACCTACCTGAGATGCTCCTCTTTTAAAGCAACGCCCCACTTAGGCTTGGTTTCGAATGTTCTAGTGGTTGCCTTTTGAAGAAGACTAATCGCTTCAGTATAAGAGAATCTCAAAAGAGAATTGGAAGCTGTTGCTTCAAGACGTGTGGTAACGGTCTTGTCAACTCGTTTAGATATGAACTTCATATCTTCGTGACGATTTTCAAGAAGATATCTGCAGAGGAACTTGAAGAAGTCATCAGCACAGTCCATAGCATCCTATAACATCCAAAAGAAACAAAGTTACCAACCATTGAGTGGCATTTACCAAAACCAAATGTTATATCTTACATCCAATTCAGAGAAAGCTATCTCAGCTTCCACATTCCACATCTCTGCCAAATGTCTCGCGTTATCGATTTTATCAGCTGTGAATCTCGGTCCAAAGGTATAAACCTTTCCAAGCGCAGAAGCATAGCTCTCGAGATGGAACCTCCCAGACACAGTCAGATAAGTGTCACAGCCAAAGAAATCAAGCTTCTGAGGTTTTTGTTTCTTCTCAAGCTGAGCTGCAAGATCGGTCGTTTTCTTCAAGTCGTGTACAGCAGCAGCCACAGCTTCTCGGTTGCTGTCAGATCTCTTAAGGTGGTCAATGAGCCTAGTCTTCTCCTTTATTGCAGCCTTTACTGTCTCAATGCTCAATCCATCATGCTTCTTCTCCTCTCTATCAAGAGTAGTAGTGACTCTAAACATCTCGCCGAATCCAGTGGTTGTGATAACTGGTACTTGAACATACTGAAACCCATTAGATTGAAAGAACGTGTGGCTCGCTAAGGTTAACGCACTGTGGACTCGAGTCACCGATCCAACCTTCACCAACAATTAGAATACAAAATCTATATCAGCTGAGAAGAAAACAAAAACAAGCTTCTAAATATAGATTCAAACCGTAGTTGTGCGGGGCCTGAAGTGAGAGAAGTCTCTAAGCAAATGCAGAGGAAGCTGTTTCTTGGAGAGTGGATACTTCTCTGGATCAACAGTTCCTACGTGAAGAAGCTTCTCTGCCTCAAGCTCGATCACGTGTTTTGCAGAGGCAGCCAGGGGATGTCTTAGCACACCTTCTGCTACGATACATGTCCCTAGAGACATAAGCTGAGTTGCTGGAATAGTCGACATTGCAGAATCAACAACAACCTGCGAGAAATAAATATAACTTAGTTCCCATAGGCATTTCATCGAACACCTAATGTGCAACATTCATGAAATTGCGGTAATTAAAAGGTTATTGAAAACTAACAATTAAACTAAATATTTGAAATCTAGACAAGGCCTAAAAGTTAACGAATATTTGATATATATATTTTTAATATTTTACACTCATATTAGATTTTTTTAGTTTTGTTGAATCTAGCTATAAAATCATTTTAGTGAGCTATAAAAATTAGATATACAAAATAAAGAAATTAAATTAAAATAAGTTCTCATTGGCATTTCATCTAACATCTTATGTGCAAAAACATTAACCTGGAGACTGGAGACAGAGGAGCCATCACTGATCAAGAAGTATATAGTATACTCAGGTGGTGACGTGGCTTTCTGACCGGTTATCTCCGGTTTATCGAAAATTGGGTAAGTCGTCTTTCCGCCGCCGCTCAAGACATCGAAAAGCTTTCTGAAAATATTCATCTTTGACTGTATGATCTCGGTGCAGCTAATGTTGGACTTCGTCGACGGTGGCGGAGGGACTGTTACTGACGGCTGCGGCGGAGGTGGAGGTGGAGAGTCTTTCTTAACGGCTCGAGAAGACTTAACCCACCCGCCGATCACGACCCTTTTCCCGGCTAATCTTGCGCCGCCGTCGCTGCGTTCGAGGAGAGTCTTTAACTCGACTCGGTTCGAGTACTTCGACAAGGCAACGGGTTTCGGAGAGATGACGTCATCTTCATGCTCTCTCTGATGTGTTTTCCCGTGAGAATCCATAGGAAGAAGATTGATAAGGAGATTTGAGCGTGGAGAGGTTAATTGGATTTGAGAAATCGAAAGGGAAGAAGAGATTATATATAAACATGATTACTTGAAGATTAATTCGATTGTAAGAAGAGAAGAGAGGTTAGAGGAAGGTTAGATTGTTGGGAGAAGGAAAAGGATTGTTTTTTTTCTCTTGTGGAGAGACAAGAGAGGGAGAGGAGACGAGGTTTGGTCTTCTTCAAGGAAGTTTAGATTCGCGGGAACTGTAAGAAGATTGATATAATTATTAATTTAAAACCTGAACGTATTTAAATGTAATTATGAGGCCCAAATGGCCCAATAGGTGCCCATTTAGATTGCAGTTTGGCAGTTAATATGAGTGCATAAACATAGCCCAAAAGATTACACTCTCTTCTCTGTTGTCAAATGTAAGATGTTTTGGGTATACTTTTTACCTAGAAAATATCATTAAAATTATAAACTAAAAACTACTCAACTAATTATAAAATAGAACTATTAAATTTGATTGGTTACACAGTTTTTGATAAACTTAAAGTTACATAAAAAAATGAGAACATCTTATATATTAAAACATAAAAATTATTCAAAACATCTTATATTTCAGAACAGAGAGAGTATTTGCTGGTTATGTGCTGAATTAAATAATTATTATTTGTGGAATAGAAAAAAAGAAAAGATGAATCAATTGGAACGCCGACAAAAAAAAGAATGAATTGGAACAAAATTAAAATTATAAGTAGAACTGAATTTCACTCATCATATTTATTCATATATATTTAAGAAGTGGAACATAAAGGATAAATATTACAATTTTATTTTTCTTTACTCAGAAAATAGAATATATGCAATTAATTTTTTTAAAAAAATTATTGTAACTATTACTTTTTTTTGAGGAAAACATATAGAATGATGCATTCCAAACAATTTATTCCAAAAAATAAATTTATGTTGAATTCATTGATTTACACTAGTCGTACCAAGAAATATACATGATTTGAAATCTACATTTTTTTAGATATATATTCCAGTATGAATATGTTTTGATTGTGATCTTACTTGCTTATAACTATTTTGAAAATAATAATAATAAACGGCTTGTTGTGTATCGATTGTAATTAGGTACGATCTTGTCAGTAAGCAGTTGAAAGACCAGAGAAAAGAGTATGAATGGGGCCAGTTCACCTGTAAATTGTAATGATGGTCACCACGAGGCTACACGCCGAAAAAAATCTCAACTTATTAGATAATTTACCTTTTCAATAAGATATTCTCTCCAACATCCAACTAAACGTAGTCTTGAGGTCTAGAATATGCCCGGAAGCAGCATATGTCTTTAACTAATACCAAGTTGGAAATAAATATATCATAATACCCTAACTAATCTCTATAGAGTGCAGGCTTTTCATAGAGTGTGGCCAATGATCGAACAAAATGCCAACCTCTAACTAAACTCGTGGAAGATTTGGATAAGTAGGAAGGAATTGTTAAGTCATTATGTATAAATATGTGATATGAGGCAGTTCAGTTGTTGTAAGAATTTTTATTATCATTTTCCGAGGTCTAGTGTGTTATAAATTAAGCATTTGCTTGATCACTTTGAGCTAGATCCATCTTAAACTTGATTAATACTATAATATTCTGAGATGAGAATGGAATATTTTCAAAAAGTTTTACCTCCTCCTACACACCATAGGCCTTAATGATGCTTATAATCATTGCCTCGTTCAATTATTAAAAGCTCTTTTGATTTCAAGCTTTACACATCAACAGTCATCACACACTCGCTTCTCCTACTTATAGATCCACGTTCAAGAACTTGGAAATTATCTCAAAAACTGAAAGCTAAATAAAATAAGAAAGACATATAAAACAAAGAAGAGGAAGAAAAGATGATAAGAAGAAACGCAGTTCATGCCACTTCAAGTCTTCCGTCGAGATTGTGGTGGCCGCAGCAACGGAGGAAAGGAAAACGGGCCGTCGTGAGATTAGGAAACAGGAGACGAGGGTTCTTGGTGGGGCAACCGCGGACGGTGGTGCAGAGATGGAGGATGAACATCGGAAAGCCGTTGAAGATAATGAGAAATATCATTTTGGGAATTATCACAAATGGTGGTAATGTTAAGTTCTTAGATGCTTATCTTTGGTCTTTACCGATCTTACGTCCGCAGTTGTTTCCACTATGTTGACCATTTGTGTTATACCAAACTCTAATTATAAAACTGTAATATGTTTCTTGTTTTTTTCTTTCCCTTTTCCCACTTTTTTTTAATGAATCTAAGAGCATGATCAACCCATATACTCATATGGATTTCTTAATCATTATTTAACTAATTAAAAGTAAATAAGAAACTCATTAAGAAACGTTTAAAATTTTGGGCCTCCAATGGGAGTCTCTTATTTAGAAGTTCTTATTTTTTAAAAAATTAAAAATTTTTATAAATGAAATTTTTATTTATTAATTAAATTACATTTAAAACATAGAACTTAAAAAAAAAACATACAAACAAAGATTACTACGTTAAACGAGAATATAAAAAAAAAAATTGAAGCTCAGTTGTTGTCTTCATCAAGTCCAAATTTACGCCATATGTGTTCAACCAAATCCGCTTTCAGTTGCTGATGCATTTGTCTATCCCGAATTCTAGTTCGAACACCCATCATATTAAAGATATTTGTAGGGATATCTGTAGAATACGTGAGATCGACATGTGAACTTCCGGTGTCTTCTCCTTGTTGGAACTCTGAAACATCAAATAGAGTATAGCCATCTCGTTCGTCTTCTACTATCATATTGTGGAGTATGATACAAGCTCTCATAATCTTTCCAATTTTGACTTTATCCCAAAAAAGTGCCGGATTTTTAACTATGGCGAAGCGAGCTTGCAAGACTCCAAAAGCGCGCTCGACATCTTTGCGGACAGCTTCTTGACGTTGAGCAAATAAAACCGCTTTCGGTCCTTGTGGCATCGGAATAGATTGGATAAAAGTTGCCCATTTCGGATAAATACCATCGGTGAGATAATAAGCCAAATTATACTCTCTTCCACTGACATAGTAAGTGACTTGCGGAGCTTGACCATTTATTATGTCATCAAAAACAGGTGAGCGATCAAGAACATTGATATCATTTAAAGTACCTGGAGGTCCAAAAAACGCATGCCATATCCAGAGATCATACGAAGCAACCGCCTCTAAAACAATTGTTGGTTTACCCGAACCACGAGAATATTGCCCTTTCCAAGCGGTGGGACAATTCTTCCACTCCCAATGCATACAATCGATGCTTCCTATCATCCCGGGGAATCCACGATGCTCTC
The DNA window shown above is from Brassica oleracea var. oleracea cultivar TO1000 chromosome C3, BOL, whole genome shotgun sequence and carries:
- the LOC106333883 gene encoding uncharacterized protein LOC106333883 — translated: MIRRNAVHATSSLPSRLWWPQQRRKGKRAVVRLGNRRRGFLVGQPRTVVQRWRMNIGKPLKIMRNIILGIITNGGNVKFLDAYLWSLPILRPQLFPLC
- the LOC106329004 gene encoding asparagine--tRNA ligase, cytoplasmic 2-like, whose product is MDSHGKTHQREHEDDVISPKPVALSKYSNRVELKTLLERSDGGARLAGKRVVIGGWVKSSRAVKKDSPPPPPPQPSVTVPPPPSTKSNISCTEIIQSKMNIFRKLFDVLSGGGKTTYPIFDKPEITGQKATSPPEYTIYFLISDGSSVSSLQVVVDSAMSTIPATQLMSLGTCIVAEGVLRHPLAASAKHVIELEAEKLLHVGTVDPEKYPLSKKQLPLHLLRDFSHFRPRTTTVGSVTRVHSALTLASHTFFQSNGFQYVQVPVITTTGFGEMFRVTTTLDREEKKHDGLSIETVKAAIKEKTRLIDHLKRSDSNREAVAAAVHDLKKTTDLAAQLEKKQKPQKLDFFGCDTYLTVSGRFHLESYASALGKVYTFGPRFTADKIDNARHLAEMWNVEAEIAFSELDDAMDCADDFFKFLCRYLLENRHEDMKFISKRVDKTVTTRLEATASNSLLRFSYTEAISLLQKATTRTFETKPKWGVALKEEHLSYLTDEICKGSVMIIHSYPKEVKPFYIRLNEDKKTVAAFDLVVPKVGVVISGSQNEERFEILDARIKELGSISREKYEWYLDLRRHGTVKHSGMSLRMEHMLLFATGLPDIKDAVPFPRSWGKANN